A single Pirellulaceae bacterium DNA region contains:
- a CDS encoding VCBS domain-containing protein has protein sequence MTAVRPNADRHRLAAATDTQEVTVTITGANDGAVSGLAITATTGNGTWQYSTDGVTWRAFGAVSNTNALLITSSTQVRYIPDDNNGETATFSYRAWDQTTGTASTNATANYGNASSNGGTTAYSSNVALASIVVSHVNDAPILSVESGDSISDSLTEANAGLSSDGTLTASDVDVADIVTAEVTSVVATGTTTGLLSNNAALLAMLSVNSMVIDGSSQTGTITWQFDSSTEAFDYLAVGQSLVLTYTIQVEDSQGATDTQEVTITITGTNDVPVITVEMADSTGDTLTVDGNTLTTDGSLSVGDLDRTDTVTAAVTGFNKSGNTTGLALSDAQLEALLSINTSIISDSQQAGTINWQFDSDGYTFGYLAAGESLTLTYTITVTDSQNATDTQDITIVINGDNSAPVITVEAGDNDSDTLAETDSTLTSGGTLSVEDVNTTDTVTAAVSSVVASGTTTGLLSNNAALLAMLSVNTNVVNNTSETGTINWAFDSGSEAFDYLAVGESLVLTYTLTVTDSQSATDTQEVTVTITGANDVPVITVEMADSTGDTLTVDGNTLTTNGSLSVADLDRTDVVTAAVTGFNKSGNTTGLALSDAQLEALLSINTSIISDSQQAGTINWQFDSDSYTFGYLAAGESLTLTYTITVTDSQNATDTQDITIVINGDNSAPVITVEAGDNDSDTLAETNTTVTSGGTLSVEDINTTDTVTAAVSSVVASGTTTGLLSNNAALLAMLSVNTNVVNNTSETGTINWAFDSGSEAFDYLAEGQSLVLTYTIAVADPSGAHDTHQLTITITGTNDAPVAESDSGQATEAGGVANATPGSSASGNTLANDWDVDQGDTRSVVGVAVGVQASTSGAVGSSVAGNYGWVTLQADGSYQYVIDQLHPDVQALRTAADTLTDTFSYTIADSGGLTSTTQLVITIHGANDAPHDLTATALAIDENSPNGSVVGSVVASDIDAGDTFSYWLVSSAGGRFAIDAATGQITVANGTLLNYEAAASHQIVVRVTDAAGASYDEQFTVVVNDVNEAPLVTPGSLTTSWSAALNLSAPGLLAYAADPEGSAMTVSLVSGPASGSLVIHPNGTLTFVPAPQYVGPVTFTVAVSDGQLITQAVFTINVTEGFAPPPDGGGGGSGGRDSDGDSSTSEAGGPLPDDRKTDNDDSTQDTSLVADSTQPAQPGEDVVAEVSGWHSKPLEFDALGIRNRQFAALVWRTQFEQFSLGRRVAETVRELVSDLPQYVGLFDDLNTDGDSDRGGIQFMVGVDSVFAVSLGAGVVVWVVYLGQVALAVLASSAAWVHVDPLVIIQGTKETKEEEEAENQTFEGRLFDN, from the coding sequence GTGACCGCTGTCCGACCTAACGCTGACCGTCACCGACTCGCAGCCGCGACCGACACGCAAGAAGTCACCGTTACGATCACGGGAGCGAATGACGGTGCCGTCAGCGGATTGGCGATCACAGCTACAACGGGCAATGGTACCTGGCAATACTCGACCGACGGCGTGACTTGGCGTGCTTTTGGGGCGGTTTCCAACACGAACGCCTTGTTGATCACTTCGAGCACCCAGGTTCGCTACATCCCCGACGACAACAACGGCGAGACCGCCACCTTCAGCTATCGCGCCTGGGATCAAACCACCGGCACAGCCTCGACCAATGCCACGGCCAACTATGGCAATGCTTCCTCCAACGGCGGCACAACGGCGTATTCGTCGAACGTCGCGTTGGCCTCCATCGTGGTCAGCCATGTCAATGATGCACCAATTCTGTCTGTCGAAAGTGGCGACTCAATCAGCGATTCGTTAACTGAGGCAAATGCTGGACTATCATCCGATGGTACACTCACGGCCAGCGATGTTGATGTGGCAGACATAGTAACAGCCGAAGTCACTTCGGTGGTGGCTACCGGAACCACAACAGGACTTCTTTCCAATAACGCCGCTTTGTTGGCGATGTTGTCCGTCAACTCAATGGTGATTGATGGCAGCAGCCAGACCGGAACGATCACCTGGCAGTTTGACTCGAGTACCGAGGCGTTTGATTATTTGGCGGTCGGCCAGTCGTTGGTACTGACCTACACCATTCAGGTAGAAGATTCCCAGGGGGCTACCGATACTCAGGAGGTGACCATCACCATCACAGGCACCAATGATGTGCCAGTAATTACGGTCGAAATGGCCGATAGTACCGGTGATACCCTGACGGTTGATGGCAACACATTGACCACCGATGGAAGCTTGAGTGTTGGAGACTTGGATCGCACGGATACGGTGACGGCCGCAGTGACCGGCTTCAACAAGTCTGGCAATACTACCGGATTGGCACTGAGCGATGCGCAGTTAGAGGCCCTATTGTCAATCAATACCAGCATCATTTCCGACAGCCAGCAAGCTGGCACAATTAACTGGCAGTTCGATTCTGACGGCTACACGTTCGGCTATCTGGCCGCAGGTGAGTCGCTCACGCTAACCTACACCATCACCGTCACCGATTCGCAAAACGCAACGGACACGCAGGATATCACGATTGTCATCAATGGTGACAACTCGGCTCCGGTCATTACGGTTGAAGCTGGCGACAACGATTCAGATACCTTGGCTGAAACGGATTCGACTCTGACCAGTGGTGGTACGCTGTCGGTTGAAGATGTCAATACTACCGATACCGTGACCGCAGCGGTGTCCAGTGTAGTCGCTTCGGGGACCACGACTGGCCTGCTGTCGAACAACGCAGCTCTGCTGGCCATGCTGTCGGTCAATACGAATGTCGTTAACAACACGAGTGAAACGGGAACGATCAACTGGGCGTTTGATTCGGGCAGTGAAGCCTTTGACTACTTGGCTGTAGGTGAATCATTGGTCCTGACCTATACGCTGACCGTCACCGACTCGCAAAGCGCGACCGACACGCAAGAAGTCACCGTTACGATCACGGGAGCGAATGATGTGCCGGTGATTACGGTCGAAATGGCCGATAGTACCGGTGATACCCTGACGGTTGATGGCAACACATTGACCACCAATGGAAGCTTGAGCGTAGCTGATCTGGATCGTACTGATGTTGTCACAGCGGCAGTGACCGGCTTCAACAAGTCTGGCAATACTACCGGATTGGCGCTGAGCGACGCGCAGTTAGAAGCCCTGTTGTCAATCAATACCAGCATCATTTCCGACAGCCAGCAAGCTGGCACAATTAACTGGCAGTTCGATTCGGACAGCTACACGTTCGGCTATCTGGCCGCAGGTGAGTCGCTCACGTTGACCTACACCATCACCGTGACCGATTCGCAAAACGCAACGGACACGCAGGATATCACGATTGTCATCAATGGTGACAACTCGGCTCCGGTCATTACGGTTGAAGCTGGCGACAACGATTCAGATACCTTGGCTGAAACTAACACGACGGTGACCAGTGGTGGTACGCTGTCGGTTGAAGATATCAATACTACCGATACCGTGACCGCAGCGGTGTCCAGTGTAGTCGCTTCGGGAACCACGACTGGCCTGCTGTCGAACAATGCAGCCCTGCTGGCCATGCTGTCGGTCAATACGAATGTCGTCAACAACACGAGTGAAACGGGAACGATCAACTGGGCGTTTGATTCGGGCAGTGAGGCCTTTGATTATTTGGCTGAGGGCCAGTCACTGGTGTTGACCTATACCATCGCGGTGGCCGATCCGAGTGGAGCCCACGATACACATCAATTGACGATTACCATTACCGGAACCAATGACGCACCGGTGGCCGAGTCCGATTCCGGCCAGGCGACCGAGGCGGGTGGTGTGGCCAATGCAACACCAGGCAGTTCGGCTAGTGGCAATACGCTAGCTAACGATTGGGATGTGGATCAGGGGGACACGCGCAGCGTAGTGGGCGTGGCCGTCGGTGTGCAGGCATCGACCTCCGGTGCGGTAGGCTCGAGCGTTGCGGGCAACTACGGTTGGGTGACTCTGCAGGCCGACGGCAGTTACCAGTATGTGATCGACCAGCTACATCCGGACGTCCAGGCGCTGCGGACCGCTGCCGATACGCTGACCGACACGTTCAGCTATACGATCGCTGATTCAGGCGGTCTAACATCGACCACGCAGCTGGTCATTACCATCCATGGTGCCAACGATGCACCGCATGATCTGACGGCCACGGCTCTGGCGATCGACGAAAATTCGCCTAACGGTTCGGTTGTCGGTTCGGTCGTGGCTAGCGATATCGATGCCGGTGACACGTTTAGCTACTGGTTAGTCAGCAGCGCCGGCGGGCGGTTTGCCATTGATGCCGCGACCGGTCAGATCACGGTGGCCAACGGGACGCTGCTGAACTACGAGGCGGCCGCCAGCCATCAGATTGTGGTACGCGTGACGGATGCTGCTGGTGCTAGCTATGACGAGCAGTTTACGGTGGTGGTCAACGACGTCAACGAAGCGCCGCTGGTGACGCCTGGCTCGTTGACGACCAGTTGGTCTGCGGCGCTGAACCTGTCGGCGCCAGGGTTGCTGGCCTATGCGGCAGACCCAGAGGGCAGTGCGATGACGGTCAGCTTAGTGTCTGGGCCAGCCTCGGGCAGTTTAGTGATACATCCCAATGGAACGCTGACGTTTGTGCCAGCGCCACAGTATGTCGGGCCGGTAACGTTCACGGTAGCCGTCAGCGACGGACAGTTGATAACGCAGGCTGTATTTACGATCAACGTTACAGAGGGCTTCGCACCACCACCCGATGGCGGAGGAGGAGGTAGTGGAGGCCGCGATTCTGATGGCGACAGTTCCACATCCGAGGCAGGCGGCCCCTTGCCCGACGATCGCAAGACAGACAACGATGATTCGACCCAGGACACGTCACTGGTCGCGGACAGTACGCAGCCTGCCCAGCCGGGAGAAGACGTTGTAGCTGAAGTCTCAGGCTGGCACTCCAAGCCGCTAGAATTTGATGCGTTAGGCATTCGTAATCGCCAGTTTGCGGCCCTGGTCTGGCGGACGCAGTTCGAACAGTTCTCGCTGGGCCGCAGAGTAGCCGAAACCGTTCGAGAGCTGGTGAGTGACCTGCCGCAGTATGTCGGCCTATTTGATGACCTGAACACTGATGGCGACAGCGATCGCGGCGGAATTCAATTCATGGTCGGTGTGGATTCAGTGTTTGCGGTCAGCTTGGGAGCAGGTGTTGTGGTGTGGGTCGTCTATCTAGGGCAGGTTGCGCTTGCCGTCCTAGCCAGTTCCGCCGCTTGGGTCCACGTCGATCCGCTGGTGATTATCCAAGGCACAAAGGAGACCAAGGAAGAAGAAGAGGCAGAGAATCAAACCTTCGAGGGTCGGCTGTTTGATAATTGA
- a CDS encoding VCBS domain-containing protein, whose protein sequence is MLSVNSMVIDGSSQTGTITWQFDSSTEAFDYLAVGQSLVLTYTIQVEDSQATDTRR, encoded by the coding sequence ATGTTGTCCGTCAACTCAATGGTGATTGATGGCAGCAGCCAGACCGGAACGATCACCTGGCAGTTTGACTCGAGTACCGAGGCGTTTGATTATTTGGCGGTCGGCCAGTCGTTGGTACTGACCTACACCATTCAGGTAGAAGATTCCCAGGCTACCGATACCAGGAGGTGA